The region GATTGGCCTGGCGGGCCGAATCGGCGCTGTGCCGCACGGTGCCGGTCAGCTCTTCCATCGAGCTGGCGGTTTCCTGCAGGCTGCTGGCGGCCTGCTCGGTGCGCTGGGAAAGATCTTGATTACCCATGGCCACCTCGGTGGAGGCCACTTGGATGCTTTCGGCCGACTGGCGCACTTCGCCCACCAGCACCGACAAGCGCTCTTGCATGGACCCCAGGGCGGCAATCATGCTGCCCAGCTCGTCGTGGCGCGCGGCGGGCAGCGGCGCGGTCAGGTCACCATCGGCGATCTGGCGCATCGAATGCTCCACCTCACGCAGCGGCCGCAACAAAGAGCGCCCCGTCAGCCAGGCCACCACGCTCAGGCCCAGCAGGCACAAGACGGCACCCGTAACGCCCACACTCAGCAGAACGCGGGAACGCGCCGTTGCGGCTTCATAAGTGGCGGCCGAGATCTTCTGCGTGATCGGAATCAGCGCCTGCATAGGCTTGACGGCGCCCTTGTGCAGCACGGCCCAGTCCTCCTCCAGCACCGTCGTCATGACGTTCTTGTCTTTGGCGACGTAGGCCTTTTCCAACTTGTCCAGCGTGCTGTCCACCAGCGCCCAGTTGTCCTGGACTTGCTTGAAGGCCTCTTGGGCCTCGCCCTCAGTGAACAACAAGCGCGCCGCCGGCAGCGCACCCGAATACTGATCAGCAATGGCTTTGCGCGCCTCGCGCAAGTGATTCAGCGAACCCGGAATAGGCAATTGGTCGAGCAGCACGCCGGCGGCGCGAAAGCGCACCTCGAGCAGACCGTTCTCGATGCGCTGCAGGCGCACCAGAGAGTCCATATCGCGCTCGTAGAGCTCGGCCAGCGCCTCTTGGTTGACATGGTTGGATCCAACCGCCAGGGCGGCCAAGGCACTAATTCCAATCAGCGCCAGACTGACCAGGGCGATCAGTCGGCCCTTGAAGGAAAGGTTCAAATTCATCGCCAAACTCCGGATACCGCTCGATTCAAAGGATGCCGTTCAACTTACTGTGTAGGCAGACCCTTGGCCGACCACTCCGGGAATCCGCCGCGGAACCAGTTGATCTTGGTGTAGCCCGCCTTTTGCGCCGCAACGGAAGCCTTATAGCTCTTCCAGCACTCGCCGGCATTGCAGAAGAAGACCAGCGGCGCGGCCTTGTCGCTGGGCAGCTTGCTGAGGTCGAACTGATCCAGGCTGGCGTCGAACTTGACGTCCTTGCTGCTCTTCTCACGGTAGGGCACGCTCTTGGCGCCCTTGATGGTCTTCTCGGCGTATTCGGCGGCGACACGGGTGTCGATCACCGGCACACCGGCGTCGAGCATCTTCTTGACCTCATCGGCGCTCACAACCTTGACGCCGGTCAAGGTGGCGGGGGTGTCAGCGGCCAGGGCCGGCAAGGAGGCACCCAGGGCCAGGGCGGCAACAGCGGCCCACTTCATCCATGTGCGTTTCAACATTTGATCAGTCCTTTCAAGGTTGGGAGTGGCATTTGCGTGGCGCGGCCCAAAGCCTAAGCGCGCAGCAAATGCACCTTCATCTATCGACGAGAGCGATGACTAACTTTATAGACAAATTATTTCAGGCGTTATGTTTTCAGGCACTAACGGCCTGTATACACGGCAATTTGTCTCAGCAGCACCGATTGCGTGTGCTGCGCAAGGCCTTCGGCCCCGCCGCGCCTCGCTAGGCTGTACGCGCGTGTTCCACCGCGTACTTGATCAACTCCGCCTGCCCCTCCAGGCCCAGCTTACGCTTAATGCTCTGACGGTGAGTTTCGACGGTACGCACGCTCAGATCCAGCGTGCGGGCGATCTGCTTGCTGGACTCGCCGCGCGCCAGGGCAGAGAGGATTTCGCTTTCACGCGGTGACAGCATGGGCCGCGGCTGCTGGTTGCGGAACAGGCGCTTGGACAGCGCCTCGCTCAGGAAGGTGCCGCCCGCCGCCACCGCGTCGAT is a window of Paucibacter sp. KCTC 42545 DNA encoding:
- a CDS encoding methyl-accepting chemotaxis protein, with amino-acid sequence MNLNLSFKGRLIALVSLALIGISALAALAVGSNHVNQEALAELYERDMDSLVRLQRIENGLLEVRFRAAGVLLDQLPIPGSLNHLREARKAIADQYSGALPAARLLFTEGEAQEAFKQVQDNWALVDSTLDKLEKAYVAKDKNVMTTVLEEDWAVLHKGAVKPMQALIPITQKISAATYEAATARSRVLLSVGVTGAVLCLLGLSVVAWLTGRSLLRPLREVEHSMRQIADGDLTAPLPAARHDELGSMIAALGSMQERLSVLVGEVRQSAESIQVASTEVAMGNQDLSQRTEQAASSLQETASSMEELTGTVRHSADSARQANQLAGSAAEVASRGGSVVAQVVATMQDINASSKQIADIIGVIDGIAFQTNILALNAAVEAARAGEQGRGFAVVASEVRSLAQRSAGAAREIKALIGASVDKVESGARLVADAGSTMTEIVSSVRRVTDVIGEITASASQQSDGLNLVNTSVAQLDKMTQQNAALVEQSAAAAESLREQAQRLAQVVQAFKLER
- a CDS encoding rhodanese-like domain-containing protein is translated as MLKRTWMKWAAVAALALGASLPALAADTPATLTGVKVVSADEVKKMLDAGVPVIDTRVAAEYAEKTIKGAKSVPYREKSSKDVKFDASLDQFDLSKLPSDKAAPLVFFCNAGECWKSYKASVAAQKAGYTKINWFRGGFPEWSAKGLPTQ